One Ochotona princeps isolate mOchPri1 chromosome Y, mOchPri1.hap1, whole genome shotgun sequence genomic window, CGGTGGTGGCGCCAGTAGCTCGCGTAGGCCGGGTGCGAACACCACGCGCGCGGGGCTTCCGGTGCCGAGGCCTGCGGGACGCGGGGGGGGGCGGAGGAAACAGGGTAAGGGCCTGTTTAAGGGTTCGAATCCCGGCGGCGCCACGACGtcgtaaaaaagtaaatctttaagaaataatatCATGTGATTCGTGAATacatgaatattaataataataataatagaactcatgaatattaatagtaataataataatagggcccggtggctgaggtcctcgcctcgaTCCCACAGGGgccgctggttcgaatcccggcggCGCCACGAcgttgtaaaaaaataaaataaatctttaaaaaataataataatatcatgtGGTTAATGGATAAACGAGTAACAATAATAGGGCTCGTGAATATTGATAAAAGGGCTCGTGAATATTAACGATAGGGCTCATGAATATCGGTGATAGGgctcatgaatattaataatagGGCTCGTGAATAATAATAGGGCTCACGAATAATAATGGGGCCCATGAATATTGATAAAAGGGCTCGTGAACAATGGCAGGGCTCATGAATATTAATGATAGGGCTCGTGAATAATGATAGGGCCCATGAATATTGATAATAGGGCTCATGAATAATAACAGGGCTCACGAATAATAATGGGGCCCATGAATATTGATAAAAGGGCTCATGAATATCGATAATAGGACTCATGAATATTGGTGATAGGGCTCATGAATATTGGTGATAGGgctcatgaatattaataatatggCTCGTGAATAATGATAGGGCCCATGAATATTGATAAACGGGCTCATGAATATTAATGATAGGGCTCGTGAATAATGATAGGGCCCATGAATATCGATAAAAGGGCTCGTGAACAACAGTAGGGCTCATGAATATTAATGATAGGGCTCACGAATATCGATAATAGGGCTCatgaataataatgatgatgataataataacagggcccggcgccggttcgaatcccggcagctcctgctCTCGGTGcgtctgactttgtcataaaattaaaattgaaacgtcaatgagcCAATCAGAggctgtggttaagaacttgttttttttttaacactctgGAGCCTATGAAACCGTCACAAAATgcaaaattattaataaaaatatatatacgtaATTATCAATATTAACAATGtttctaaatgtttaaaaaatattttaaaaaataagtaattaaaaatatatctacaattaaaatattaaaaatatttttaaatattttagaaaaataaatagatataattagaaagattaaaaatatttttaaatgtttaagaagtatttaaaaacaagtaattaaaaatatatctataattaaaatattaaaatatttttcaatatctaaaaaatattgacaaatattaaacatctttttaaatatttaaaaaacattttaaaaataaagatagatgtaatgagaaatattaaaaatacttttaaatatttgaaaaatgtttttgagaaataaataaaatatatatataattaaaaatgttacaaacatttttaaatcttcaaaaaatattttaaaaataataaaaaaaaacctatactTAAAACATTCAAACTATTTTTAagtacttaaaaaataattacaatataGACAGCTAAACACACTAAAAAGtctttaaatgtttagaaaatattttaaagacaaattaaTAAAAGTACAGATGGAACTAGAAACgctaataacatttttaaatctttaaaaaataattaggagatatatatatatagttaatattaaaaacatttttaaaatttaaatatttaaaaaaatctctaaaaaataaaaataattagaaataaaaaagtaaagttGATTATTATTCATGAGCCCTATTATTATTCATGAGCCCtattattgaaaataataataaaaataatttaaaaatatatatataactaaaaaAACacccccttttcctcctcctcctcctcctccccctcctcttcctcctcttcctcctcctcctcctcctcttcctcctcctcctcttcctcctcctcctcctcctcttcctcctcctcctcctcctcctcctcctcttcctcctcctcctcctcctcctcctcctcttcctcctcctcctcttcctcctcctcctcctcctcttcctcctcctcctcctcctcctcctcctcctcctcttcctcctcctcctcttcctcctcctcctcctcctcttcctcctcctcctcctcctcctcctcctcttcctcctcctcctcctcctcctcctcctcttcctcctcctcctcttcctcctcctcctcctcctcctcctcttcctcctcctccccagcctcccctccccagcctcccggCCTCACCTCCGGGGCGCGGGTCCCGCACGGCGGGGCCTCCATGGCTCGGCGCGGACACGGCCGGACGCCAGGCGGAGCGACGGTTGCCCGGACGACGGAGAGCGCGCTTCCGGTGTGGGGCACACACGCCACGCAGCCGCGACCAGCAGGAAGTCCCGCCCTAGCCGCAGACGCCAGCCCGTCGCGGGCTGCGAAGGGCGGAACTCTGGCCGGCGGGGCGGAAGTGCGGGCTGGCGGGGCGGAAGACGGGCCTGCGGGGCGGAAGTCGGGCTGGCGGGGCTGAATTCGGGCCGGCGGGGCGGAAGTCGGGCCGGCGGGGCGTGAGGGACGGTCCCAGGGAGGGTCGTGGCTCTTTGTGCGCCGCGAACCGCGCGTCCTTCCACCCACGTGACCGGGTTCTCCGCCATCGCGGCCTTCCGCCCCGCCCGCCTGGTCAGCGTCCGCGGGGCTCGCTGCTCGTCTCCCAGAATGCCCCGCACGTGTCTGCAGGGCGCCGCGAGCCGGAGCTTGGTGCCTCTGCGCTTACCTTtcattttgtaaacatttattttatttttacgaCAAAGTCAGAcgcaccgagaggaggagagacagagaggaagtggagctgccgggattcgaaccggcggccacatgggatcaaggcgctGCCGTGCcctattattaatattaatattgacattaacattaatattaatattcatgagccctattaatttatattcatgagccctattatcattatttttaaatattcagttattcattaattacactgtatcgCATGATATTATCATTTTGTAAACATTATTTGGCTGTGTTAGATCATACAATGTCACGAATGCATGAAAAAcaataaattcaaaagaaattattgttattttcacattcatttattcatgaatCCCATGGTATGATTATTAAtttcttaaagattgattttatttttattacaaagtcagatattcagacaggagcagagacagggaggccgcgatggccggagctgcgccgacgcacagccgggagccaggagcctcttcccggtctcccgcACGGGTTACGCGTGCGTCAGTTTCTGCGCCGCGAGGTCCGACTGCAGCTGCCACCGCGCCGCCTGGAGGAGCATGTTTCTGAACCAAGGGCCCCCGTCCGCGTTCCGGAACGTTCCGGGTGTTCTCCGGAGTTCTCTCCGGCAGAGATACACGTCGCGCTCTGGGTCCTCGCAGCTCCGCAGGAAGTCGCCTTCCAGCCGGGCCAGGACGGGCGGGAGCGCGTCGAGCGCGCGCAGCTCCTGCTCGACGGTCCAGGCCAGGCGGTTGATGACGAGCTCATCGTCGCGCTCCGAGTCGACGCGCCCGAGGAAAGTGCGCACGGGGAGGCGCCGGACGAGGTCGTGGAGGCACTGGAGCAGCACCGTGCGGTTCCTGGAACGGAAAAAACACCAAAGTttgcaagaaaacaaacaataaagacGGGATCGGTAGGATTTATATTGAAATCAATACAtgttctctggaaaaaaaaatgtaaataaatatttaaataaataaataaaaaagaatattctctggaaaaaaaataataaaaaaagagataaaaaaaaaagtagataaatatttaaataaatattctctgaaaaaaaaagtaaataaatatttaaataaataaatattctctgaaaaaaaaattaagataaggttgattgaaaataataaaaaaaaaagataaggttgATCGGTAGGATttatattgaaataaataaatattctctggaaaaagaataataaaaaaaagagataaaaaaaaagctccctgcttgtggcctgggaaagcagtcgatgggaagtggagccgccgggattcgaaccggcgcccgtatgggatcgcggggcgttccaggcgaggacttcagaAACCCGTCTTACGCTGCGGCTGCGAGTCCGCGGCCTAGCGGGCCAAGCGCAGCTCTGACGCGCCCCCACGACGGCGTGGAAGTGTCAGTCAACAAACCCCGGCCCCGGGACGTGCGTTACCTGGAGTGGACGGTCAGCAGCCCCTGGAACGGCGACGTTTGCCTCCAGCGGAACACGGTCCCGTAGAAGCTTCCGGGCCTCCGGCAGAAGCGCAGGTCGGGAGAGTCGGGGACGACGTCACACTGCATGCGGTCCGACAGCCACTCGTGCACCACGTTCAGGACGTAGTCGGGCGACGTGACGCGGAAACAGGATCGGCGCGTCGCCGCGAGCAGCGCGCCCAGGTCCTCCACGCCGTCTGCGCGAGAGAGAGACGTCAGAGCCCGGCCGGGAGACGGCccgttgcatttatttatttctattcttatttttaatttttttgttatctttttattatttatttatcttttttagtttatttatttatttattttataattaagttattcaattatttatttatttatttattttttattacttattttattttttttatttatttttttatttcttatttcatttattcatttacttttttattattttagttattttattttcatttattttttatttttatttgattaaattaataattaatttattttcatttatttatttttttatttttttatttttattttttattttatttatttatttttaaattcattttatttgtttatttatttattattttttaaatttatttatatatttattttattttttttattttttaaattatttattattttattttttattaaattttatttatttattatttccattttatttattttttattattttttaattaaataattaattaattctttattattttttattttatgttatttttattatttatttatatgttttttaatttttaaattatttattaattattcattttttattttttgtttattttttgtttatttttttatttgattaattaaataattaattatttttatttttattttattgattaattaatttatttgtttactatCTTTAATTCATTCGTGACATTCTATGATGTAACACAACCAAAtacatcaatctttaaaaaataataattatagcatgtgatacaatgtaattaatgaataactgAATACTTTAGAATAATAATAGGGTTCATGAATATTAATATTAGTATCAATatcaatattaataataataatagggctcGGCATCGCCtcgatcccatgtggccgccggttcgaatcccggcagctccacttcctctctgtcatcaaaatgaataaatcttaaaaaaaataataataataccatgtaatacatgaatattaaaataacaatgaaCCGCAACAATTTACCTAAACGCGTCTTCTCTGGGAACGTCATCACGTGCGTCCCGTGCGCGACGTCTTCCAGGTCCAGGCCCAGCCGGCCGCACAGCACGTACCGGTCCCGGGCGCGGTCGTCGGGCCCGCCCTCGCCCACGTGCAGCAGCAGCGTGCAGCGGCACCGGCGCAGCGCCAGCAGCGGCGGAAGTGACGTGAGCGCCGTCACCAGCCGTGCGCTGCGTCTCCCCGGCGCTCTCCGACCGTCCGACGTCTGTTGCGGCTCAGCGGGACAAGCCCACGTGGCCGCGTTGGCGTCGCCTCCCGCGCGGGGCGGCATCCCGTG contains:
- the LOC131478681 gene encoding LOW QUALITY PROTEIN: gem-associated protein 8-like (The sequence of the model RefSeq protein was modified relative to this genomic sequence to represent the inferred CDS: inserted 2 bases in 1 codon), producing the protein MKGKRRGTKLRLAAPCRHVRGILGDEQRAPRTLTRRAGRKAAMAENPVTWVEGRAVRGAQRATTLPGTVPHAPPARLPPRRPEFSPASPTSAPQARLPPRQPALPPRRPEFRPSQPATGWRLRLGRDFLLVAAAWRVCPTPEARSPSSGQPSLRLASGRVRAEPWRPRRAGPAPRRFTFLRRRGAAGIRTLKQASAPEAPRAWCSHPAYASYWRHHRAALAWLRLHRRAYRKAVRACLGFPWPSAPGEAGFPELRARPMRAAXDEDEEEEEEEASDGEVECDVSNMEITDELRQFFATTERHRAERRRQRQLDAARLDDYIAADHDLLPRHRSAEPPSERPGARREAEMQALYGEAAAGIRALEAAAQLSFDRLCDRARPKYWPVIPLRF